In Mycobacterium stomatepiae, the following are encoded in one genomic region:
- a CDS encoding FAD-dependent oxidoreductase, which yields MSHRVDGVFDVLVIGAGAGGMAAAARLNRLGYRTLLAESRDRVGGRASTVEIEGFRVNTGALIIETGGENGKLFEDLGLSMGTRLPTQPLVLRLGKRDVPVMNGIPGAVLQTSVSLLGITARRFPRLRPAPHRTLADVTARRGPFVRGLLRNLTSALFAAEPTDVEAALLFDYLTKPKALDTYAMHPEGSIGPWRVLADDFERTGGVLWLNAEVRQLTFDDAGRVDGAIVRRDNADVSVAVRAVVSNAGPVATVRMCGEDNLPPGYADRIRAQSAPSTLITVNFASRRPLTTVPGVVFFGPTRRLAYAANLTETCPEMAPPGWHLYAGASTPHPATGAFDEAAEIDMLKADLAEHFPGFETAKILSIQICAGEDWPAQRAIAGRDLPQTTPIPNLFNVGDGVREWATAGQSGCVHSARLVVERVASLVPVLAKRVDGVV from the coding sequence GTGTCTCACAGAGTTGACGGAGTCTTTGACGTATTGGTGATCGGCGCGGGAGCCGGTGGAATGGCGGCCGCGGCGCGCCTGAACCGCCTTGGGTATCGGACCCTGCTTGCGGAGAGCCGGGATCGAGTCGGAGGCCGCGCCTCCACGGTCGAGATCGAGGGGTTCCGGGTCAACACCGGTGCGTTGATCATCGAGACTGGTGGCGAGAACGGGAAGCTGTTCGAGGACCTGGGGCTGTCGATGGGGACCAGGTTGCCTACGCAGCCGCTTGTGTTGCGCCTTGGCAAACGAGACGTCCCGGTGATGAACGGAATCCCTGGCGCGGTATTGCAGACGTCGGTATCGCTGCTGGGCATCACCGCCCGCCGATTTCCCCGGCTGCGACCTGCGCCGCACCGCACCCTCGCGGACGTGACGGCCCGCCGCGGCCCGTTCGTTCGTGGCCTGCTGCGCAATCTGACCAGCGCCTTGTTCGCGGCCGAGCCCACCGACGTGGAAGCCGCATTGCTATTCGACTACCTCACCAAGCCGAAGGCCTTGGACACCTACGCGATGCACCCCGAAGGCAGCATCGGCCCGTGGCGGGTGTTGGCCGATGACTTCGAGCGCACCGGCGGGGTGCTGTGGCTGAATGCTGAGGTCAGACAGCTGACATTCGATGACGCCGGTCGGGTCGACGGCGCAATCGTGCGTCGCGACAACGCCGACGTGTCCGTCGCGGTGCGCGCAGTCGTCAGCAATGCCGGCCCCGTCGCGACCGTGCGCATGTGTGGTGAGGACAACCTGCCCCCCGGCTACGCGGACCGGATCCGCGCGCAGTCGGCACCGAGCACCCTGATCACGGTGAATTTCGCCAGCAGGCGACCGCTTACCACGGTGCCAGGCGTGGTGTTCTTCGGTCCGACCCGGCGACTGGCCTACGCGGCGAATCTGACCGAGACGTGTCCCGAGATGGCGCCACCGGGATGGCATCTGTACGCGGGCGCCAGCACGCCGCACCCCGCTACCGGCGCCTTTGACGAAGCCGCCGAGATTGACATGTTGAAAGCCGATCTCGCCGAACACTTCCCGGGCTTCGAAACGGCGAAGATTCTGTCGATACAAATCTGTGCGGGGGAGGACTGGCCGGCCCAGCGGGCCATCGCCGGTCGTGACCTCCCGCAGACCACCCCGATTCCCAACCTGTTCAACGTCGGCGACGGAGTGCGGGAATGGGCAACGGCGGGCCAGAGTGGTTGCGTGCACTCGGCCCGGTTGGTCGTCGAACGCGTTGCGTCGCTGGTCCCGGTGCTGGCTAAGCGGGTCGACGGTGTGGTTTGA
- a CDS encoding Rossmann-fold NAD(P)-binding domain-containing protein has translation MKTLVIGGSGSTGVPVLEGLLRRGHDVTMLHRGVHEPDGLPDVPHIHADPHFPESLTEATGEARYDLVLAMYGRVATIAEVFAGRCGHLISVGGVPAYRGCLQAARVHPYGMALNAREDGPLSDSVEPVPKFAKLIRAAERAVLDRAEAGAYRGTVIRYPAIYGPRNLVPWEWSVMRRVRDGRRRMILPDNGLWIISRCAGRNAAEVVLSAVDHPDMANGQAYNAADDDQFTVRQWAETVADIMGADIEFVGVPREMAPSALIELLPPSGDPHILLDNNKAKRELGYAQAVPARVAMVEAVEWLSANPVTPVDYPLYPARFDYDAEDRLIDAYLQAVRWVREQAPDEAPEVRHPMPHPKTVSVGRDAAGR, from the coding sequence ATGAAGACCCTGGTCATCGGTGGCAGCGGATCCACGGGTGTGCCGGTGCTGGAGGGTCTGCTGCGTCGGGGACACGACGTGACGATGCTGCATCGCGGCGTGCACGAACCCGACGGATTGCCCGATGTCCCGCACATCCACGCGGACCCGCACTTCCCCGAATCCCTGACCGAGGCGACCGGTGAAGCGCGCTACGACCTGGTGCTGGCGATGTACGGGCGGGTCGCGACCATCGCCGAGGTGTTCGCCGGCCGGTGTGGTCACCTGATCAGCGTCGGCGGCGTACCGGCCTATCGTGGCTGCTTACAGGCTGCGCGGGTACACCCCTACGGCATGGCGCTCAACGCCCGCGAGGACGGGCCGCTGTCCGATAGCGTTGAGCCGGTTCCGAAGTTCGCCAAGTTGATTCGAGCCGCCGAACGTGCCGTGCTCGACCGGGCCGAAGCCGGCGCGTACCGGGGCACGGTGATCCGCTATCCGGCGATCTATGGCCCCCGCAACCTGGTGCCCTGGGAGTGGTCGGTGATGCGCCGGGTGCGTGACGGCAGGCGCCGGATGATCTTGCCCGACAACGGATTGTGGATCATCTCGCGGTGCGCGGGCCGCAACGCCGCCGAAGTGGTGCTTAGCGCGGTGGACCATCCCGACATGGCGAACGGGCAGGCCTACAACGCCGCTGATGACGACCAGTTCACCGTGCGGCAGTGGGCCGAGACCGTAGCCGACATCATGGGGGCCGACATCGAATTCGTCGGGGTCCCGCGAGAGATGGCGCCGTCCGCGCTCATCGAGCTGCTGCCGCCGAGCGGCGATCCGCACATTCTGCTGGACAACAACAAGGCCAAGCGGGAGCTCGGCTATGCCCAGGCGGTACCCGCCCGGGTCGCAATGGTCGAGGCGGTCGAGTGGCTCAGCGCCAATCCGGTGACGCCCGTGGACTATCCGCTGTATCCGGCGCGCTTCGACTACGACGCCGAAGACCGGCTCATCGATGCGTATCTGCAGGCGGTGCGATGGGTGCGAGAACAGGCTCCGGACGAAGCGCCCGAGGTACGACACCCGATGCCGCATCCCAAGACCGTGTCCGTCGGCCGCGATGCAGCCGGTCGGTGA
- a CDS encoding NAD(P)H-dependent flavin oxidoreductase, producing MWRRFQDLVGVEYPVMQDGMGPSPATHLAAAVSAAGGLGTVSCPSIVNTSEEFLRKGFRGAIEYVAAHTDRPFAVNVPVGRTPDGELLLVSRTCIDEAISVKRDGGRVGEQLRAIVTSAGFAGEFGSAIRESGLVHMAKVGSVRHALKAAEYGANVIIASGYEMGGHTHAKGVHTMVLAPQVIGALDIPVVVSGGICDGRGLAAVLAMGAAAAAMGTRFIATQEHQWHQAYKQRIVDAKEWDDVVYGGIYAPIRGLRNDAIAALDKARETLSPQEFQAWEEEQIRVAQRDGDVEPGLLVAGQVSAAIDDIPTVAELVTRIVAEAHELLAASASVLEEPACP from the coding sequence ATGTGGCGCCGATTCCAAGATCTGGTTGGTGTCGAGTACCCCGTCATGCAGGACGGCATGGGCCCCTCGCCCGCGACGCACCTCGCGGCCGCGGTGTCGGCGGCAGGCGGCCTGGGCACGGTGAGTTGTCCTAGCATCGTCAACACCTCAGAAGAATTCCTGCGCAAAGGCTTTCGTGGCGCCATCGAGTACGTCGCCGCGCACACCGATCGGCCTTTTGCGGTCAACGTCCCCGTCGGGCGCACTCCCGACGGAGAGCTACTGCTGGTTAGCCGGACCTGTATCGACGAGGCGATATCGGTCAAGCGGGACGGCGGCCGGGTAGGCGAGCAGTTGCGCGCGATCGTGACGTCGGCGGGTTTCGCCGGCGAATTCGGCTCCGCCATCCGCGAATCCGGTCTCGTGCACATGGCCAAGGTCGGCTCGGTGCGACACGCACTGAAGGCCGCCGAGTACGGCGCGAACGTCATCATCGCATCGGGCTACGAGATGGGCGGGCATACCCACGCCAAGGGTGTGCACACAATGGTGTTGGCACCACAGGTGATTGGTGCCCTCGATATCCCGGTCGTTGTCTCCGGCGGCATCTGCGACGGGCGCGGGTTGGCCGCGGTGTTGGCGATGGGAGCGGCCGCGGCGGCAATGGGAACCCGCTTCATCGCCACCCAGGAGCACCAATGGCATCAGGCCTATAAGCAACGCATCGTCGACGCGAAAGAGTGGGACGACGTTGTCTACGGCGGCATCTACGCGCCGATCCGCGGACTGCGCAACGACGCGATTGCCGCGCTGGACAAGGCGCGAGAGACGCTGTCACCCCAGGAGTTTCAGGCTTGGGAAGAGGAACAGATCCGCGTGGCCCAGCGCGATGGGGATGTCGAGCCCGGCCTTCTGGTTGCCGGGCAGGTGTCCGCCGCGATCGACGACATCCCCACCGTCGCCGAGCTGGTCACCCGCATCGTCGCCGAGGCACACGAACTGCTGGCCGCTTCGGCGTCGGTCCTGGAAGAGCCGGCGTGTCCATAA
- a CDS encoding enoyl-CoA hydratase-related protein, with product MSITETVDADGVAELVVDHPPANAYTIGDLARLTELLCSYEHREEVRVVMLRAEGNGFCAGGDLKEVQSLPGFGGILGQARGSQDSSLAIAECAVPVIGCIHGYCVGVGVLLAGTCDVLIGCAATKFVLAELDNGATTGGVQALGLLPEKRIRTAMFTCEPVDISELYAYGSVYHVEPTVAATVDRAREIAATIAKKTPRVVRALKRSLNNTAARDLRTLYRQELSYTFELNMLGDASAARQTFLDRTRAGYLDGD from the coding sequence GTGTCCATAACCGAGACCGTCGATGCCGACGGGGTCGCCGAGCTGGTGGTGGACCACCCGCCCGCCAATGCCTACACCATCGGCGATCTGGCCCGGCTCACCGAGTTGCTGTGCAGCTATGAGCATCGCGAAGAGGTGCGAGTTGTCATGTTACGGGCCGAGGGCAACGGGTTCTGCGCGGGTGGTGATCTCAAGGAAGTCCAGTCCCTGCCAGGGTTTGGGGGAATCCTCGGCCAAGCCAGGGGCTCGCAGGATTCCAGCCTGGCCATCGCCGAGTGCGCGGTACCCGTGATCGGCTGCATCCATGGTTACTGCGTGGGCGTGGGCGTGTTGCTGGCCGGGACTTGTGACGTCCTCATTGGCTGTGCTGCAACAAAATTCGTTCTCGCCGAGCTAGACAATGGAGCCACCACCGGGGGTGTGCAGGCGCTCGGCCTGCTACCCGAGAAGCGAATTCGCACCGCGATGTTCACCTGCGAACCGGTCGACATCTCCGAGCTTTACGCCTACGGCAGCGTCTACCACGTGGAACCGACCGTGGCCGCGACGGTGGACAGGGCTAGGGAGATCGCCGCGACGATTGCGAAAAAGACGCCTCGGGTGGTGCGGGCGTTGAAACGGTCGCTGAACAACACCGCCGCTCGTGACCTACGCACGCTGTATCGACAGGAGCTCAGCTACACCTTCGAACTCAATATGCTCGGCGACGCTTCGGCTGCCCGGCAGACCTTCCTGGATCGGACTCGCGCGGGCTATCTGGACGGCGACTAA
- a CDS encoding cytochrome P450 — translation MDQFDHHSQYFAEHWRDMYEGMRQHCPVAHSDRHDGFAVLTRYDDIKRVLADPETFVSGRDLPFADDVVRGGATVPTNPVRMGMMEMDPPVSQAYRKLLAPLLSRKAIDAYRPRMQEIVSWTIDRVIGSGSVDFVDQIANPLPAMVSLDYFGLSLDKWEQYATTLHKAVYREKGSARDLVALVEDVRATVVERRAIAGERGDLVDALLTGEVDGEPLDDDMVTELLFMLLNGGIDTSTALIAHMFGYLGEHPSDRETLIADPARIPTAIDEMLRYFPPGTGVARTVAKPVEIQGHQFTPGDRVYCAIGGANLDPAVFAHPDEVLLDRENSGKHLSFGFGVHRCLGSFLAPMELTVLLGEVLARMPDYVIDREQVRRYPTIPLVNGYLAMPATFTPGSRVLAGFAAALPVRLEPAATA, via the coding sequence GTGGATCAGTTCGACCATCACTCGCAATACTTCGCCGAGCATTGGCGCGACATGTATGAAGGCATGCGACAGCACTGCCCCGTCGCCCACAGCGACCGGCACGACGGTTTCGCGGTACTGACCCGCTACGACGACATCAAAAGGGTGCTGGCCGACCCCGAGACATTTGTCAGCGGTCGCGACCTGCCCTTCGCCGACGACGTCGTGAGGGGCGGTGCGACGGTGCCTACCAACCCCGTTCGCATGGGAATGATGGAGATGGACCCGCCGGTATCCCAGGCCTACCGCAAGTTGCTGGCCCCGCTGTTGTCGCGCAAGGCGATCGACGCCTACCGCCCGCGGATGCAGGAGATCGTGTCCTGGACGATCGACCGCGTCATCGGCTCCGGCAGTGTCGATTTCGTGGACCAGATCGCGAATCCACTGCCCGCGATGGTATCGCTCGACTACTTCGGCCTGTCACTGGACAAGTGGGAGCAATACGCCACGACCTTGCACAAAGCCGTGTACCGGGAGAAGGGTTCGGCGCGCGACCTGGTGGCGCTCGTCGAGGACGTGCGAGCCACCGTGGTCGAGCGGCGAGCGATCGCAGGCGAACGCGGCGATCTGGTCGACGCGTTGCTGACCGGTGAGGTCGACGGCGAGCCGCTCGACGACGACATGGTGACCGAACTGTTGTTCATGCTGCTCAACGGCGGTATCGACACCTCGACCGCGCTCATCGCGCACATGTTCGGTTACCTGGGCGAACATCCCAGCGACCGCGAGACGCTGATCGCCGACCCCGCCCGGATTCCGACGGCGATCGACGAAATGCTGCGCTACTTCCCGCCTGGTACCGGGGTAGCGCGCACGGTCGCCAAACCCGTTGAGATCCAGGGCCATCAATTCACGCCGGGTGATCGAGTGTATTGCGCAATCGGTGGCGCCAACCTGGATCCCGCCGTCTTTGCGCACCCCGATGAGGTGCTGCTGGACCGCGAGAACAGTGGCAAGCACTTGTCGTTCGGGTTCGGCGTGCATCGCTGCCTCGGATCGTTCCTGGCGCCGATGGAGCTGACTGTTCTGCTCGGCGAGGTCCTTGCGCGGATGCCCGATTACGTGATCGACCGTGAGCAAGTCCGCCGGTATCCGACAATCCCACTGGTCAACGGTTATCTGGCGATGCCCGCCACGTTCACTCCGGGCTCGCGCGTGCTCGCCGGTTTCGCCGCGGCGCTACCGGTCCGGCTGGAACCGGCGGCAACGGCCTGA
- a CDS encoding AMP-binding protein, whose translation MSIKHHATDVVHYHSRRRPDRPAIEDVRSGAVFTWRELEDRVAGLAGALADDLGIGRGDRVAVLSVNHPWVLILQFACMRIGAMLVPLNFRLAQPELEFCCADSEPAVLVHDAVWAETAARVAAAARVPRLASFGVEDAACDIVAAAERSAPRSAAPVVAVTDPVQLIYTSGTTGRPKAAICTHRMLHYQMLNSLDPYELTSASRYLAVLPFFHAAGLNSMTNPILALGSTVSVLPAFDPAEVVGLLSDAAKGFTHFSGAPVMYQVMARVPGFAEADFGHIRHGQVGGGFLNYDVTKAFFERGWPLSPGYGATEMGPIVSVIRPSDTLRKFGSCGDPVQYTNIRIVGSDGRDVEVGEAGELWANGPAVTAGYWRRDSDDDAAFHGDWFRTGDAVKRDEDVFLTMVDRFKDMYKSGGENVYPAEVERVLQEHADIADAAVIPIADERWGEVGRALIVLNPAADLDCDALAEYCRGRLARYKVPAEFVAVEPFERNVTGKLPKADLKKRYGSPTSSVSAQ comes from the coding sequence ATGAGTATCAAGCACCATGCGACCGACGTTGTGCACTATCACTCGCGTCGCCGGCCGGATCGGCCGGCGATCGAGGACGTCCGCTCCGGTGCGGTGTTCACGTGGCGCGAACTCGAGGATCGGGTGGCCGGTTTGGCCGGGGCGCTCGCCGACGACCTTGGCATCGGTCGTGGTGACCGGGTCGCGGTGCTGTCCGTCAATCACCCCTGGGTGTTGATTCTGCAGTTCGCGTGCATGCGCATCGGGGCGATGTTGGTTCCGCTGAATTTTCGGCTGGCGCAGCCCGAGCTCGAATTCTGCTGCGCGGACTCCGAACCAGCCGTGCTGGTCCACGACGCGGTCTGGGCGGAGACGGCCGCGCGCGTAGCCGCCGCCGCGCGGGTTCCCCGGCTGGCGTCTTTCGGTGTCGAGGATGCCGCATGTGACATCGTCGCCGCCGCGGAGCGTTCGGCACCCCGCAGCGCGGCGCCGGTCGTCGCGGTCACCGATCCAGTCCAGTTGATCTACACTTCGGGCACCACGGGACGCCCGAAGGCGGCGATCTGTACGCACCGGATGCTGCACTACCAGATGCTGAATTCGCTCGACCCTTATGAATTGACCTCCGCCAGCCGGTATCTGGCAGTCTTGCCGTTTTTTCACGCCGCGGGTCTGAACAGCATGACGAACCCCATCTTGGCCCTGGGCAGCACGGTGTCGGTGCTACCGGCATTCGACCCGGCTGAGGTAGTGGGCTTGCTCAGTGACGCGGCGAAGGGATTCACACACTTCTCCGGAGCGCCCGTGATGTATCAGGTCATGGCCAGGGTCCCGGGGTTCGCCGAGGCGGACTTCGGTCACATTCGACACGGTCAGGTCGGTGGCGGGTTTTTGAATTACGACGTAACCAAGGCTTTTTTCGAGCGCGGTTGGCCGCTGAGTCCCGGATACGGTGCGACGGAAATGGGGCCCATCGTCAGTGTGATACGGCCTTCGGACACGCTCCGGAAATTCGGCTCGTGCGGTGATCCAGTGCAGTACACCAATATTCGCATTGTCGGGAGCGACGGCCGGGACGTCGAAGTGGGCGAGGCGGGGGAGCTGTGGGCCAACGGACCGGCGGTAACGGCGGGCTATTGGCGCCGGGACTCCGATGATGACGCGGCGTTTCACGGTGATTGGTTTCGTACCGGTGATGCGGTCAAGCGCGACGAAGATGTTTTCTTGACGATGGTCGACCGCTTCAAGGACATGTACAAGTCGGGTGGGGAAAACGTCTATCCGGCGGAGGTGGAGCGCGTGCTCCAGGAGCATGCCGACATCGCCGACGCCGCCGTTATCCCGATCGCCGACGAGCGCTGGGGTGAGGTCGGACGGGCGTTGATCGTCCTGAATCCCGCCGCTGACCTGGACTGCGACGCGCTGGCCGAGTACTGCCGCGGGCGGTTGGCGCGGTACAAGGTGCCAGCGGAGTTCGTGGCGGTGGAGCCGTTTGAGCGCAATGTGACCGGCAAGCTGCCCAAGGCCGATTTGAAGAAGCGGTACGGGTCGCCCACGTCGAGTGTCTCCGCGCAATGA
- a CDS encoding TetR/AcrR family transcriptional regulator: protein MVRPKVALISRRKVLEAALTIIDEDGLAGLSIRRLADVLGVNGASLYHHFENKDEILFGATELALSKVRTPEKSDDDWRHWLSQNARNLRNALLEHPGLVPLVVSKRSLGMGFRMLDTSAERLMAEGVPSAAVMPLLDALELFAIGSALHDTQGYSPENQHDVDSDKYPALAKAMSESGLSSEEIFDLVTSSILDAVDAAIKVRQARWLPAAQADGETNGRGRLA, encoded by the coding sequence ATGGTAAGGCCCAAGGTCGCGTTGATTTCGCGGCGCAAGGTTCTCGAGGCGGCGCTCACCATCATCGACGAAGACGGTCTGGCGGGCCTGAGCATCCGCCGGCTGGCCGACGTGCTCGGTGTGAACGGCGCGTCGCTCTACCATCACTTCGAAAACAAAGACGAAATTCTGTTTGGTGCAACGGAATTAGCGCTCAGCAAGGTTCGCACGCCGGAGAAGTCGGACGACGACTGGCGGCACTGGCTGTCTCAAAACGCGCGCAATCTCCGCAATGCGCTGCTCGAACACCCCGGACTGGTGCCCCTGGTTGTGTCCAAACGCTCGCTCGGGATGGGCTTTCGGATGCTGGACACGTCGGCGGAACGGTTGATGGCCGAGGGCGTACCCAGCGCGGCGGTGATGCCTCTGCTCGACGCGCTCGAATTGTTCGCCATTGGGAGCGCCCTGCATGACACCCAAGGCTATTCGCCTGAAAATCAGCACGACGTCGACTCCGACAAGTACCCGGCGTTGGCCAAGGCGATGTCGGAGAGCGGTCTGTCCTCTGAAGAGATCTTCGATCTCGTGACCTCGAGCATCCTGGACGCTGTCGACGCCGCGATCAAGGTGCGCCAGGCCAGGTGGCTGCCGGCGGCCCAGGCCGACGGCGAAACTAACGGCCGCGGAAGGCTGGCTTAG
- a CDS encoding enoyl-CoA hydratase/isomerase family protein: MPLPTVAVVHGLNLTIGLELTLACDFIWAAAEASMGLVEARVGITPAAWGTQRLVARAGVAHATEMVVTGRTYGSSVLNDWGVVDRVLPGPELLARAREFAAELAAGPTMATGIAKQIIALARDRGTAAADAATPDLAGPVLGSEDAAIGVETLLAHGPEAKPAFRGR, encoded by the coding sequence TTGCCGCTGCCCACCGTCGCCGTGGTACACGGATTGAATCTCACCATCGGCCTCGAGCTGACATTGGCGTGCGACTTCATCTGGGCGGCCGCGGAAGCGAGCATGGGACTTGTCGAGGCGCGGGTAGGCATCACGCCCGCCGCCTGGGGCACCCAACGTCTGGTGGCACGCGCGGGAGTAGCGCACGCAACAGAGATGGTCGTCACCGGGCGCACCTATGGCTCGTCGGTGCTGAACGACTGGGGTGTTGTCGACAGGGTGCTTCCGGGACCCGAGTTGCTGGCCCGAGCACGCGAATTCGCCGCGGAGCTCGCGGCGGGACCGACGATGGCCACCGGAATCGCCAAGCAAATCATCGCGCTCGCCCGCGATCGCGGGACCGCGGCCGCCGACGCCGCCACCCCCGACCTGGCAGGACCGGTGCTCGGCAGCGAAGATGCCGCGATTGGCGTCGAAACGCTCCTCGCGCATGGGCCAGAGGCTAAGCCAGCCTTCCGCGGCCGTTAG
- a CDS encoding SDR family NAD(P)-dependent oxidoreductase: protein MAMVPIMNPPNRFPRAHDPVDLSGQVALVTGASAGLGHRFAEVLADAGAAVVVTGRRLERLQQVAREINERGQRCMAVTMDMSRPAGLGDALDRAEQEFGTITTLVNNAAIPDAQRAHRMSLELIDAVIDTNLRGPFVLTREVARRLIAAKSPGRIINLSSMGAYHYQGDGAALYSVTKAAINRMTEVLAVEWVRYGINVNAIAPGAFMTEMMEGRIARVGDFTDDLPRKRIGDPAQLDSTLLYLAAPASEFVTGTIVKVDDGQFPR from the coding sequence ATGGCAATGGTGCCCATCATGAACCCGCCCAACAGATTTCCGCGTGCGCACGACCCGGTCGACCTAAGTGGCCAAGTGGCGTTGGTGACGGGCGCCAGCGCCGGACTCGGCCACCGCTTCGCGGAGGTGCTCGCCGACGCCGGCGCGGCCGTAGTGGTGACCGGCCGCCGCCTCGAGCGCCTGCAGCAGGTCGCCAGGGAGATCAACGAACGCGGGCAGCGTTGTATGGCGGTGACGATGGACATGTCGCGGCCCGCCGGGTTGGGTGACGCGCTAGATCGCGCCGAGCAGGAATTCGGGACGATAACCACGCTGGTCAACAATGCCGCGATCCCCGATGCCCAACGGGCACATCGGATGTCGCTGGAGTTAATCGATGCCGTCATCGATACGAACCTGCGCGGACCGTTCGTGCTGACCCGCGAGGTGGCCCGGCGCCTGATCGCCGCCAAGTCACCGGGGCGGATCATCAACCTTTCGTCGATGGGCGCATATCACTACCAGGGCGACGGGGCCGCGCTCTACTCGGTGACCAAAGCGGCCATCAACCGGATGACCGAGGTGCTCGCTGTCGAGTGGGTCCGCTACGGGATCAACGTCAACGCGATCGCGCCCGGCGCATTCATGACCGAGATGATGGAAGGCCGGATCGCACGGGTCGGCGATTTCACCGACGACCTGCCGCGTAAGCGCATCGGCGATCCGGCCCAACTCGACAGCACGCTGCTCTACCTGGCCGCGCCGGCATCGGAGTTCGTCACCGGGACCATCGTCAAGGTCGACGACGGGCAATTCCCCCGCTGA
- a CDS encoding acyl-CoA dehydrogenase family protein: MTDTASMTEHDLRADVDATQRLAALRQQVRELTSSWLAEGRYTPRSDCWLRSFDLDFSRALAEHGLIGITWPVEFGGGGLDARSRLVVTEELLRAGAPVAAHWIADRQIGPAILRHGTPELQKELLPGIIRADYIFCLGMSEPEAGSDLAAVRTIAKKVDGGWSVTGRKIWTSVAHRATHAYLLARTDASGKKHEGLSEFVVDMSTAGIEVSPIVDMSGEHHFNEVTFTDVFVPQDRLLGTEGNGWRQVVEQLSFERGGPERVLSTYPLLAETIGHLRKTSDDRHDVELGALVARLATLRRQCWEIANAMDAGRAPVVEAASLKYLGTEFENDVIEFARRVGLPTSRTDPLAEALLASPGFTLRGGASDVLLSIVTKSETKP, encoded by the coding sequence ATGACAGACACTGCCTCTATGACGGAACATGATCTGCGAGCCGACGTCGATGCGACGCAGCGGCTCGCCGCGCTGCGTCAACAGGTGCGTGAGCTGACCTCTTCCTGGCTGGCTGAGGGTCGCTACACGCCCCGCAGCGACTGCTGGCTGCGCTCCTTCGATCTTGATTTCAGTCGGGCGCTCGCTGAGCATGGGCTCATCGGCATCACCTGGCCGGTGGAATTCGGCGGCGGCGGGCTCGACGCTCGCTCGCGCCTTGTCGTCACCGAGGAGCTGCTCCGTGCCGGAGCGCCCGTCGCGGCGCACTGGATCGCCGATCGTCAGATTGGTCCGGCCATCTTGCGCCACGGCACCCCTGAGCTGCAAAAAGAATTGCTGCCGGGCATCATCCGCGCCGACTACATCTTCTGTTTGGGCATGAGTGAGCCGGAGGCCGGCTCGGATCTGGCGGCGGTGCGCACCATCGCGAAGAAGGTTGACGGCGGTTGGTCGGTTACCGGCCGCAAGATTTGGACCAGTGTTGCGCATCGCGCGACGCACGCCTATCTGTTGGCTCGCACCGATGCCAGCGGCAAAAAGCACGAAGGCCTGTCGGAATTCGTCGTGGACATGTCCACTGCCGGGATCGAGGTTTCGCCGATAGTCGACATGTCGGGCGAGCACCATTTCAACGAGGTCACTTTCACCGATGTCTTTGTTCCTCAGGATCGTCTGCTGGGGACCGAGGGAAACGGCTGGCGTCAGGTCGTCGAGCAGCTGTCATTCGAACGCGGCGGTCCCGAGCGGGTGTTGAGCACGTATCCGCTCCTGGCCGAAACGATCGGTCATCTGCGCAAGACCTCTGATGATCGTCACGATGTGGAGCTCGGCGCGCTGGTCGCGCGTCTGGCCACGCTGCGGCGACAATGCTGGGAGATCGCCAACGCCATGGATGCTGGGCGCGCGCCTGTCGTGGAGGCGGCGAGTTTGAAGTATCTCGGCACGGAGTTCGAGAACGACGTGATCGAATTCGCCCGACGAGTGGGGCTGCCGACCTCGCGCACCGATCCATTGGCGGAGGCGCTTTTGGCCTCACCCGGGTTCACCCTTCGCGGCGGCGCCTCCGACGTCCTGCTTTCGATCGTGACAAAAAGCGAGACCAAGCCATGA